The genomic DNA TTTTTACCAATTATCCTTCCCCTGTCTTTTTCATTTACCTTTACTTCGAATATAATATTACCATTATTATTATTTTCGGCAATATGAACAGAATCCGGGTATTTGGCAATAGATTTTATGAGAAATGAAACAAGTTTTTTCATAGTCTAATCTTTCCTATGACAATACCGGCTTCTTTTGGAAGATTTCTTTGAAGATA from Candidatus Schekmanbacteria bacterium includes the following:
- a CDS encoding KH domain-containing protein, whose protein sequence is MKKLVSFLIKSIAKYPDSVHIAENNNNGNIIFEVKVNEKDRGRIIGKKGKTIKAIRHLIKISAANNKKRASVELIE